The uncultured Hyphomonas sp. genome includes a window with the following:
- a CDS encoding DUF4166 domain-containing protein has protein sequence MSKTILIIGGYGVFGGKLADALSGDPAFDVIIAGRSLSSAERFCEGKSCRPLLLDTAAPDLAAALAETRPFIVVDASGPFQARRDAPYRVAEAALACGAHYLDLSDDGAFTAGIDTLNDAATAKGLTVLSGVSSVPALSSAAVTALAEDLTEIDHIESIILPGNRAPRGLSVVRAIVGQAGRPLPLWRAGRFVSATGWGERRTITLDVPGEPPVRNRWASLIGAPDLTLFPEYFRARSVTFRAGLDLKLMHGGLTLLSLPVRWGLIRSLSPLAPALKWMADRLEPFGSSTGGMRVSVSGRTGDGRAERRDWTLIVRGGDGPSIPAIPAEILCRRLAAGAVPAGARPCLGEFTLDEAEAALARLRTATARTRQEIPFVFETVLGEAWSDLPAEIQALHAIPHARRWTGRARIERGTGLISRLAGAFAGFPPAGEDVPVTVEMTRRGSRETWVRTFGPRRFRSFLSPAGPPGSGRIQERFGLMRFRIGLQVREGRLEYPVLSGSFLGIPWPAFLLPRSTTAEFVDPEGRACFSVRIDLPIGGHVVSYSGWLLPDDAPPPAA, from the coding sequence TTGAGTAAAACCATCCTCATCATCGGTGGATACGGTGTCTTTGGCGGCAAGCTCGCAGACGCCCTCTCCGGCGATCCGGCTTTCGACGTCATCATCGCCGGGCGCAGCCTGTCCAGCGCGGAACGCTTCTGCGAAGGCAAGTCCTGCCGTCCCCTGCTTCTCGACACTGCCGCACCGGACCTTGCCGCCGCCCTGGCCGAGACGCGTCCGTTTATTGTTGTCGACGCGTCCGGCCCGTTTCAGGCCCGGCGCGACGCCCCCTACCGCGTCGCCGAGGCTGCCCTCGCCTGCGGCGCCCACTATCTGGACCTCTCCGACGACGGAGCATTTACCGCTGGTATCGATACGCTGAACGATGCTGCCACCGCAAAAGGCCTCACTGTCCTTTCCGGCGTCTCCAGCGTGCCGGCACTGTCCTCGGCGGCCGTCACTGCGCTCGCCGAAGACCTCACAGAGATCGACCACATCGAAAGCATCATCCTGCCGGGCAACCGGGCTCCACGCGGCCTCTCCGTCGTGCGGGCCATTGTTGGCCAGGCCGGACGTCCGCTACCGCTCTGGCGCGCCGGGCGCTTCGTCTCTGCCACGGGTTGGGGCGAGCGCCGCACGATCACGCTGGACGTGCCCGGTGAGCCCCCTGTCCGCAATCGTTGGGCGAGCCTGATCGGCGCGCCGGACCTCACCCTCTTTCCGGAATATTTCCGGGCCCGCTCGGTCACCTTCCGTGCCGGGCTGGACCTGAAGCTGATGCATGGCGGCCTCACACTTCTGTCGCTGCCCGTGCGCTGGGGCCTGATCCGCAGTCTCTCGCCCCTCGCCCCGGCGCTCAAATGGATGGCCGACCGGCTGGAGCCCTTCGGTTCGTCCACCGGCGGCATGCGCGTGTCGGTCTCCGGCCGCACGGGCGACGGCCGCGCGGAACGGCGGGACTGGACGCTGATCGTGCGCGGCGGTGACGGCCCGTCCATTCCCGCCATCCCCGCCGAAATCCTTTGCCGGCGCCTCGCCGCTGGTGCTGTGCCCGCTGGCGCCCGGCCTTGCCTTGGCGAATTCACTCTGGATGAAGCCGAAGCCGCCCTTGCCCGCCTGCGCACCGCCACAGCCCGGACCCGGCAGGAGATCCCCTTCGTTTTCGAAACCGTGCTCGGCGAGGCCTGGTCTGACCTGCCGGCTGAGATACAGGCGCTGCACGCCATCCCCCATGCCCGCCGCTGGACGGGCCGCGCCCGCATCGAACGCGGCACCGGGCTCATCTCGCGCCTCGCCGGGGCCTTTGCCGGCTTCCCGCCCGCAGGGGAAGACGTGCCCGTCACCGTTGAGATGACCCGCCGCGGCAGCAGGGAAACCTGGGTCCGCACCTTCGGCCCCCGCCGCTTCCGCTCTTTCCTTTCCCCTGCCGGGCCGCCCGGCAGTGGCCGGATACAGGAACGCTTCGGCCTGATGCGCTTCCGCATCGGCCTGCAGGTGCGGGAAGGCCGCCTTGAATACCCCGTCCTTTCGGGCAGTTTCCTCGGCATCCCATGGCCCGCATTCCTGCTGCCGCGCAGTACCACGGCAGAATTCGTCGATCCCGAAGGCCGCGCCTGTTTCAGCGTCCGGATAGACCTGCCTATCGGCGGCCATGTGGTCAGCTATTCCGGATGGCTCCTGCCGGACGATGCGCCACCCCCGGCTGCGTGA
- a CDS encoding DCC1-like thiol-disulfide oxidoreductase family protein, with protein MPAAVQQDTPEDLIVFDGTCVFCSGFAQFMTRHDKARRFRFVTAHSPTGQNLYRQYNLDPVEMETNIVIVDGKAHTHMHAFAAAVRTLAWPWKAAAMLGLLPDAISKPVYLFIARNRYRFGRRACPMPSPELKARLIE; from the coding sequence ATGCCCGCCGCCGTCCAGCAAGACACGCCGGAAGACCTCATCGTTTTTGATGGCACCTGCGTGTTCTGTTCCGGCTTCGCGCAATTCATGACGCGGCACGACAAAGCCCGCCGCTTCCGCTTTGTGACGGCGCATTCGCCCACCGGACAGAATCTCTACCGGCAATACAATCTCGATCCGGTCGAAATGGAGACCAACATCGTCATCGTCGATGGCAAGGCCCACACGCATATGCACGCCTTCGCCGCCGCGGTGCGCACGCTCGCCTGGCCATGGAAGGCCGCCGCTATGCTGGGTCTCTTGCCGGATGCTATCTCAAAGCCGGTCTACCTGTTCATCGCGCGCAACCGCTACCGTTTCGGCCGCCGGGCCTGTCCGATGCCTTCGCCGGAACTGAAGGCGCGCCTGATTGAGTAA